The Zingiber officinale cultivar Zhangliang chromosome 2A, Zo_v1.1, whole genome shotgun sequence genomic sequence GTGTGCTTTTGTCATTCTATCTTAGATGAACATCATAATGGGAAGATGTTGTGGAATTCTAAAATAGTAGCATCAATATTTCTACTAGCAGAACCATGACATGATAGCACATAGTGAAATGTGGATGTTGATTAGATAAGATATTGTACATTAAGCCATGAGTTTGTTCTCCTTTTTTGGTTTATCAGTTATGTTGTATTGTTTGTTGATTTAATGCTAAGTAAACTGTCTTGATTTCTACTTTAGAATCTCACAGTTTATAGAATCCACTAGAGATATTGTTGTTGTTTCATTTTTGTGGGTCATCAGGACTAACTTACACTTTGTCTTGAATCTTTCATGTGTAGTGCCTTTGTAGATATTTTGATGGTGAATGGAGGTATTCAGAACTCCAGCTAAATAGCTCAggtatggatgattataggagcaACAACTACATGCTATGTGGCACTACATCTGAACCTCAGGGGTGTGACTGGGAAGTACTTCGACGAAGAACTATCAAGAAGGCTTTGGGATTTAATCGAGAAGATGGTTAAAGTCAATGAGTAAAGAACATTCAAGTCAAGAGGATAAGTAGCAACTATCAAGATCctttaagttcatgcaataagatgtaatcaataggagtagttttgagtgtctcctaattaaaatttctttgtatgtaagtaattatgtttgttatagaagtgtaaagatgataatttatatatttatcttggttgtttatttaataatatgccgttgattgaagtagattcattttcatttatcttttatttgtctttggtgttaaaagacaatagtttaaaaccttttgtttttttctaaaaaattaatgttttttATGTGTTGTAAAATTATTGTctgctaaaaaaaaataatactttttatgtgttgtctttaaaaaagacaacgctttttatgtgTTATCTTTGTAAAAAACGATAACGTTTTTAAAACGTTGTCTttactacaaacgacaacgcttttaaaataTTGTCTTTGAGTAAACTTTTAACAATACTTTTCAACCacatagacaacacttttaaagTATTGTCTATCAACTTTTTTTCTTGTAGTCAAAAGTTTGGCactaaaatattttatcaaaatgaCAACAAAAAGCCCAACAAATCAATCGTTATATGAAAAAGGTTAGACCAACTTAAAACTATATTCTTGGAACAAATCAGTTAGGAGATCATTCATAATTTTTAGTCAACATTAAgggaattataaaataaatatgaaaactatctgcaatgaaattcaatattcaattaGATAAGAACATCGACGTATTTTTAACTCATCAAATTTAATGAACTATCTTAAACAGGAACTATTAATACTATCCAAGTATGATATTATACCATAATCATCTAATTCCTTTTCTCACTTGGATGGCGCGACTTTGGAGTTGAGGGGCATCAGGGTGGTGGGGACGACGAGGGGAGTTGACTGTTGCATCTCTAACTCGTTCAGCTGCTGCTCATGGTCCATCTCAATGATAAGGGGAGCTACGAGGAAGAGAAAGATAGTGCTAGCCATCCATGTATTTTTTCAGTGTTACGAAGGTATTTCTTGGTCACGATGGCAACCTCGCCAACGACGATCCTATCTCGCAACAATCGTAGATTCCTAGACAAAGCTCAATATGAGGGGAGCAAATCATAAGCCATTCCGAAAATGAACTCTTCAACGGAGATGAAAGAGGAGATTATATTTtgtattttagaaaaaaataaatcattctGAGTTTTTTTTACagatgaataataaaaaaaatattatttgaaaaaaatgaaaaaggataCCTGCTTCGgacaattttaaaataaagattttttttggATAATATGTAGAATTAGATATGATGTTTGATaaataatagaatttttttttttttttgataggggagaaatgaatataattttttaCTTTGATATGGAGATTAAAAACAAACCCTACAACAACTTTTCCACTAAGAGATGCTCTTGGCGCCGGAGTTAAAGTCGCAATGAGCTCAATATTTAGCGCCGAAAGGCAACGAAGACACATGATCACATGTGGATTGGGTTTTTGTGCTTTGTCTTTTGGTCTTCTTCTCCCTCGGGTTCCCTTCGTTTGCATCTATAGCCCTCGTTCTTAAGCTACGAACGACCAAAAAAGTTGCCACCTCAAACACAGCCGACCTTTCATTGACTAAAAACTGAGCCATCGTGACCAGAGCGTAGGGCTGTGTGTGTCTGCACTTTTTCTACTGCAATGCGTGGATTGAATGGTCACGTAAACCAAGGTTTAGGGGAGGAGGAGCTAAGCCCTGCCCCGTCACTAGCAGTAGCTTTTTTGTTTGTGCCctctttttccttctccccctttctcCAGCTCCGTCATCGTCTTGCGACTGCATGTCTCTATCTTCCTCCGTGACTCAGGGAGACAGAACAAAAGAGAGGGAGGATTTGTGTTGGTGGTATTCTTGGGAGGATGAGGAGAGAAAATACAGTGGGCACATGCTCTACCGCTCTGGTTTTGCTCCGTGTCCAACAGCTGAGCAATGACAGCTGACCGTAATTCTCCATGACCAAAGCTGGTACTGGAAGAGCCTGAACAAGGCTAAAGACTAAAGAGAGAGCAGCAGATTGTGTCGGAATCTTTGCCTTAATCATGCATTGCTCTAATGGGTTGCAGCCCCTATCGGATAGGCTGAGATTTAGCGTTTACTGCGAGGGATAATTGCcccaccttcttcatcctttctcTCTTTTTTGTTATAAGGACTGCTCGTGCAGCGGTTTGGTAGGTGGGAAGCCCATGGAACTCGACGAGCAGGGCTTCTTGGACGAGCTGCTCGGCCCCTTCTTCGCGCCCGGCGAAGCTGACGCCTGCTTCGACTGTTTCCAGCAGAGCCCCGCGGGACTCCTCCCTCCCTGCGCCGGCTATGATTACTGCCTGAGCGACGCAGTGTACTCTGCCGCGCCGGAGGTACAGTCCTCGGCGTTCGACGACGTCGAGCGCGGCCAGAGCTCCTGCAAGTCGgaggcgccgccgccgccgccggtcgccggGCTGAGGAAGACGAGGAAGACGAAGCTCGAAGGTGCGCCGTCAAAGAATCTAATGGCGGAACGACGGAGAAGGAAGAGGCTCAATGACCGGCTCTCCATGCTCAGGTCGATAGTCCCCAAGATTAGCAAGGTGGATTGCTTTTTCTCACTTTGGTTTACCTCGCTCGCCCCTCCGTCGAGTGTTCGATTAAATGCTCGTGAGAAAAAACACGCAGATGGACAGAACTTCCATTCTCGGGGACACCATCGATTACATGAAGGAGCTACTCGACAGGGTCAAGCACCTGCAAGAGGAGATGATCGACCTCGCTCCGGAGCAAGACACTCGTATTCTACTGAACATCTTCAAGGAATTAAACTCGAAGGAGGTCTCGGTGAGGAACTCCCTAAAGTACACGCGCATTAATCCTGTGGCTCCGAATCTAACAGATCTTGGTGTGCATTAACGATCTTCCAGTTCGATGTCCAAAGAAGAGAGAACGATACGCGCATCGGAATCTGTTGCGCCGCCAAGCCGGGCCTCCTGCTTTCCACCGTGAGCACGCTGGAAGCACTCGGGCTGGACATCCAACAGTGCGTGATGAGTTGCTTCAGTGAATTCGGAATGCAGGCATCTTGTCTGGAGGTACGTTTGCATTTTATGTAATTGACATCGTCAAGATTTTGTTCTACTGATCGATCCTCGATTCGAGCTGTAGGAGATGGATCAGAGGGCAGTCCTGAGCGCTGAAGACATCAAACAAGCACTCTTCAGGAATGCAGGCTATGGAGGAAAATGCTTATAAGAGAAAATTGATATATTTAAGTTCATCTGCTAGCTGTGCAGTATTGTGGCATAGTCTTGAGGAATATCTGCTAGGCGCGGAATATTAAAttgatatatatttaatatttaagttcTGATAGGCCAAACAAGGATTTGGGAGAGGTGTGTCTTGCCCTTTGGCCTGGTGTTGAAGCAGCTACCTAATCCCATACATCTATCTATTTTATATTTTCTCTCTTTATGCTTCTCGGTCTCCATCTTTCTCTGTGCTAAGAACAAAACAAAGGTGTGATATAACCTGTCCCTCGTACATGCACCACATGGTCGCCACCAATTCTTCATAGTTTTTACTGCAAAAAAGTAAATGATATTGCAAGGTATGAATTGATCTCTCCTTGATATCCATGTTTGTTTCTTCATAGTTTTTACTGCAAAAATTTCTTAATTTATACcgtcaagattttgaaaaatatattaattttaatttaaaattctttagtcaatttagaattcaaaattgatccatggatctatatcatttaaaaatttaatatttttcaaactaagaaaattataaaaatatgtaacattaattatttaatattattctTATAAATCTTATAATAAATTTGTGATAAATTATAACATATGAGGGCAtagatatattaaataaatttccatgggtacattaattttataattttagttcaagtgatttaaaattttctaagtctattAATAAATTTTGTCTATATTTAAATTTGAGAGGATAAATTAAGAATATTAAATTTTCCAATGTGCagagtaaaaatttaaataaaagagaaattgtACATTTTGatattacaaaagttaattaattacgtaaaatatttttttttgaaatttatatGTGCAGTAATGTAAGATGACTTtgtaattataataaaaatatgatTATGCTCCTCCTATATCTTTATCGTAGATGCCAATATAACTGATCGTAAAATTAGTTAAGAAATgagaagagttttttttttcaaaagtatatatttattagaaattaatttcttATGCTGTTGTCATCTTCTAATTAACTGGACAGTAAATTGACTTTGTAAGCTTGTGCCGAAAGTGGTAAGTTTGAGATGGGTAGAACTCGATAGCTCAGAGCAAAGACAATGAATGATGTGCCGGAACTGTGCCCTTGCTGACTTGCCCCTGTACCTAATTCCATTTTCCACACAGTATAGCAAAGTTAAGGTCTACAGATTCTCTAAGGACAGTAATCGATTTAAATCAGAGCCCGGCCTGGGCAGTCGCTGCATGCCGAAGGCTAGAGATGTTCGGCTTGTGAGCACCGTGCATTGCAGACAACTGAGCGCCTGTCGCCAAGGCATGCAGCTTTTCCAGGACAGCGATGGACAATGGATTGCTTCCCCTCTAATAGTTTGCAGCTATAGctgaaaaggaaattggtttgcCCTTCAGTGATGAATCAAAAAGGCAATTGATCGAACAACGCATTCTGGTGTCCACGGCACTGAGTGGTTGCGCTAATaaatttgagattaatttttaatagatacaaaaatattttgttaggtGTCCGATCTACCTCATATAAAGGACACTGTGCAATGAGTGAAATTATATTTTGCTTTAATAATACTAATGTGTTAACCTCAAGATAATGGTGCAGTGGTAGACTATTTTCTCAATTTCTCAAATATATAAGGATCGAATTTCAGTTTTGATAAATTAGAGGATAGATTTTCCTTAACAAATGATTGATTTAAAAATACTGGGTTGATGGAACATCCACTGTGAGCATTTCTGATTTATTAGGATCATACGTTGATCACTGTAGAATTAATCAGCGTGAATTAAATATATgattcaacttaaaaaataaaaaatataataataataataataatcacgtGTTCATAATAATTTTATATAGGATTCTTTTTCTTCACTTAACTCGcccaaggatttttttttctaattcatTTACTCCCCGATTCATTtactaaataaatttttaaaatagtttatacAGCCGATCTTCAAAATATTTATTCCATTTAGTATTCaaattctaattttgttttagtgttttttttagtattttaccATTACACTACATCCGTAGATAAAACGGTAAAACAAACGGTAAAACTCTAGTCTCtcctactattattattatttatttatttatttttaccttTATCCATGGATTTAAATCCTGTGGGGCCCTCAAAGTGTGTTAGTCAAGATATTTTGATGGTAAAAAATAGCTCTAATTCGTATATGATATGGTATAATCAGGATGGGCAGCCGAGTACTCCCTGGTTATTGATGAGTGAGAACTCCTCATGTTCTCCATACCAAGTAGAAACAATTCCTTGCTCAAGATCAACACGCAATTAGAGGCGTTAGTCTTGTTCCGACAAAGTCCCTTCAATGGTTAAATGAGATTTTGAAAGTAGAAAGAATTAGAGGAATAGATAGTTGTATGAGAATTAACATACCTCGTCTTGTATTATCGACTTTCTTTTATAGTTCTTTATATGTAACAGTTCGCATTATGACATTAATATTCTCCTTATGCAAGATTCACCGACAATGGTTATTATCTCGCCGTTTAGCAACCCTCCTTATTAAAAGCTTTATTAGGGTGTGTTTGATCGAGATTATCCTTGATAATCTTGATTAATTATCCAAGCTGATCAATAAAAATcctgtttgatttaggtaatcgatgattcttcAATAATATTTCATGTCTGATACATCAGCAAAAGGGACATGCAACCCGGAATTAGGAAACTTCGGaaaacttagggtgcgtttggtttgcaccgttttcattttcattttctgaaaaacgcgcgttttctagaaaacagaaaacgactttttgt encodes the following:
- the LOC122040753 gene encoding transcription factor bHLH93-like, which translates into the protein MELDEQGFLDELLGPFFAPGEADACFDCFQQSPAGLLPPCAGYDYCLSDAVYSAAPEVQSSAFDDVERGQSSCKSEAPPPPPVAGLRKTRKTKLEGAPSKNLMAERRRRKRLNDRLSMLRSIVPKISKMDRTSILGDTIDYMKELLDRVKHLQEEMIDLAPEQDTRILLNIFKELNSKEVSFDVQRRENDTRIGICCAAKPGLLLSTVSTLEALGLDIQQCVMSCFSEFGMQASCLEEMDQRAVLSAEDIKQALFRNAGYGGKCL